A section of the Malania oleifera isolate guangnan ecotype guangnan chromosome 2, ASM2987363v1, whole genome shotgun sequence genome encodes:
- the LOC131149532 gene encoding protein ECERIFERUM 16 isoform X2: MFYLGVHSMLSIRGQSILSWIEDDNFIVDDRATSSHEAPFLSLNLHTLADQLAKVDLSQRLFIEADLLPSELQTEAFEASSSRASEPMPSTHASEAAARISDDSAINDSSKKDQIADQNSEIMPFGNLSSSSPVPTLSTQWSKSVNQTKDDSRQFSDSDQSRGLESTEQPKNSYLADPKKNPPVFEPSAAEAELDLLLNSFGETSFLDSSSSKEKPSNTLPVSQETPAPPPQIAREGPNLYGTASATANLDNAIDDLLEETCNLMNQKDALLSLDASAPLDGGALSHSNPKSKVLDDFDSWLDTIG; the protein is encoded by the exons ATGTTCTACCTG GGAGTACACTCAATGCTTTCTATCAGGGGACAAAGTATTTTGTCATGGATTGAAGATGATAATTTCATTGTGGATGATAGAGCAACAAGTAGTCATGAG GCACCATTCCTCTCCTTGAATCTGCATACTCTTGCAGACCAACTTGCCAAAGTGGATTTATCACAGAGGCTGTTTATTGAAGCTGATCTGTTGCCATCAGAGCTG CAAACGGAGGCATTTGAAGCAAGCAGCAGTCGGGCATCTGAACCGATGCCATCGACACATGCAAGTGAAGCAGCTGCAAGAATTTCTGATGATTCAGCTATCAATGATTCTTCTAAGAAAGACCAGATTGCTGATCAAAATAGTGAAATAATGCCATTTGGCAACCTCAGCAGCAGTAGTCCAGTTCCTACTTTGTCTACTCAATGGTCAAAGTCAGTTAATCAGACGAAGGATGATTCGAGGCAATTCAGTGATTCTGATCAAAGCAGAGGTTTGGAGTCCACAGAACAACCTAAGAACAGCTATCTAGCAGATCCCAAGAAGAATCCACCTGTATTTGAGCCATCAGCTGCAGAAGCGGAGCTTGATTTGCTGTTGAACTCATTTGGGGAAACTAGTTTCCTGGATTCCTCTAGCTCAAAGGAGAAGCCTAGCAACACACTTCCAGTTTCACAAGAAACTCCTGCCCCTCCACCACAAATTGCAAGGGAAGGTCCCAACTTGTATGGTACTGCATCTGCTACTGCCAATCTTGATAATGCCATTGATGACCTGCTTGAGGAAACTTGCAATCTGATGAATCAGAAAGACGCATTATTGTCCCTGGACGCTTCTGCCCCTCTTGATGGTGGTGCTCTTTCTCATTCTAACCCCAAGTCTAAAGTATTGGATGATTTTGACTCTTGGTTAGATACAATAGGATGA
- the LOC131149532 gene encoding protein ECERIFERUM 16 isoform X1, whose protein sequence is MDPKSLAKSKRSHSQHHSKKPHHPNQKPKAPSSGTVEAGSAKKPSGKQVREKPILSKGSSSLPSNWDRYDEELDSGFEDPSCGGNSSAAADVVFPKSKGADYRHLISEAQSQFQSNAYSNPFASLEDVLPDFNQGVHSMLSIRGQSILSWIEDDNFIVDDRATSSHEAPFLSLNLHTLADQLAKVDLSQRLFIEADLLPSELQTEAFEASSSRASEPMPSTHASEAAARISDDSAINDSSKKDQIADQNSEIMPFGNLSSSSPVPTLSTQWSKSVNQTKDDSRQFSDSDQSRGLESTEQPKNSYLADPKKNPPVFEPSAAEAELDLLLNSFGETSFLDSSSSKEKPSNTLPVSQETPAPPPQIAREGPNLYGTASATANLDNAIDDLLEETCNLMNQKDALLSLDASAPLDGGALSHSNPKSKVLDDFDSWLDTIG, encoded by the exons atggaTCCGAAATCCTTAGCAAAATCAAAGAGATCTCACTCCCAACACCATAGTAAGAAGCCCCATCATCCGAATCAGAAGCCGAAGGCTCCATCATCTGGCACCGTTGAAGCTGGGAGCGCAAAGAAGCCTTCTGGGAAGCAAGTCAGAGAGAAACCAATCCTATCTAAGGGTTCTTCTTCGCTTCCCTCGAATTGGGATCGCTATGACGAGGAGCTCGATTCGGGTTTTGAAGACCCATCATGCGGCGGGAACAGTTCGGCCGCAGCTGATGTTGTTTTTCCAAAAAGTAAAGGGGCAGACTATCGCCACTTGATTTCTGAAGCCCAGTCTCAGTTTCAATCGAACGCTTACTCAAATCCCTTTGCCTCTTTGGAAGATGTTCTACCTG ACTTTAATCAGGGAGTACACTCAATGCTTTCTATCAGGGGACAAAGTATTTTGTCATGGATTGAAGATGATAATTTCATTGTGGATGATAGAGCAACAAGTAGTCATGAG GCACCATTCCTCTCCTTGAATCTGCATACTCTTGCAGACCAACTTGCCAAAGTGGATTTATCACAGAGGCTGTTTATTGAAGCTGATCTGTTGCCATCAGAGCTG CAAACGGAGGCATTTGAAGCAAGCAGCAGTCGGGCATCTGAACCGATGCCATCGACACATGCAAGTGAAGCAGCTGCAAGAATTTCTGATGATTCAGCTATCAATGATTCTTCTAAGAAAGACCAGATTGCTGATCAAAATAGTGAAATAATGCCATTTGGCAACCTCAGCAGCAGTAGTCCAGTTCCTACTTTGTCTACTCAATGGTCAAAGTCAGTTAATCAGACGAAGGATGATTCGAGGCAATTCAGTGATTCTGATCAAAGCAGAGGTTTGGAGTCCACAGAACAACCTAAGAACAGCTATCTAGCAGATCCCAAGAAGAATCCACCTGTATTTGAGCCATCAGCTGCAGAAGCGGAGCTTGATTTGCTGTTGAACTCATTTGGGGAAACTAGTTTCCTGGATTCCTCTAGCTCAAAGGAGAAGCCTAGCAACACACTTCCAGTTTCACAAGAAACTCCTGCCCCTCCACCACAAATTGCAAGGGAAGGTCCCAACTTGTATGGTACTGCATCTGCTACTGCCAATCTTGATAATGCCATTGATGACCTGCTTGAGGAAACTTGCAATCTGATGAATCAGAAAGACGCATTATTGTCCCTGGACGCTTCTGCCCCTCTTGATGGTGGTGCTCTTTCTCATTCTAACCCCAAGTCTAAAGTATTGGATGATTTTGACTCTTGGTTAGATACAATAGGATGA